From Diospyros lotus cultivar Yz01 chromosome 4, ASM1463336v1, whole genome shotgun sequence, a single genomic window includes:
- the LOC127798693 gene encoding E3 ubiquitin-protein ligase RSL1-like isoform X1, producing the protein MFSGIKLGFTSVNLFEYEFFDRIPVSLRSFSLGTFPDSSVFPRGLAFLRQRWLGSDWRTLVIWSVEVGVAITIGLIAWSHYSELKDAGKRGSGCAKLRDEELLEFEAESAVLASTLLFNDAFLNAKVGGIVPESDAQYAENLQVQEALLASLENAASSSIQTRNILNSERCRSVCGICFEEKQNRQMFRNISCSHSFCYNCTSKHIIAKIQDNINKIPCPGVDCKTQLDFDACRRIIPKHILVQWDESLCKSLIPESQKLYCPFRDCSSMLVNDSGNVINQIDCPACRRSICARCRVPWHLEFTCKEFRKLSAKRKGKDDAMVKELAKKKSWRKCSNCKTYVEKTEGCVHMTCRCGYEFCYGCGSNWTKCRGACNCT; encoded by the exons ATGTTTTCCGGCATAAAGCTAGGATTCACTTCTGTCAACTTATTTGAGTACGAATTCTTCGATAGAATTCCAGTGAGTTTGAGGAGTTTTTCTCTCGGAACGTTTCCAGATTCCAGTGTATTTCCTCGCGGCCTTGCTTTCCTCCGCCAACGTTGGTTGGGATCCGATTGGCGCACGCTCGTGATCTGGTCGGTCGAAGTTGGCGTAGCCATCACGATCGGTTTAATCGCTTGGTCGCATTACTCGGAATTGAAGGACGCGGGAAAGCGCGGAAGCGGTTGTGCTAAGTTAAGGGACGAGGAATTGCTGGAATTTGAGGCCGAATCGGCGGTGTTGGCCTCGACGCTTCTCTTCAATGATG CATTTCTAAATGCTAAAGTAGGTGGAATTGTTCCAGAATCAGATGCCCAGTATGCAGAAAATTTGCAGGTTCAAGAAGCACTCTTGGCTTCCCTAGAAAACGCCGCATCCTCTTCCATCCAAACAAGAAACATTTTGAATAGTGAGCGATGCCGAAGCGTCTGTGGCATTTGCTTCGAAGAGAAACAAAATCGCCAAATGTTCAGGAACATAAGTTGCTCTCACTCCTTTTGCTACAATTGCACAAGCAAACACATAATAGCAAAGATCCAAGATAACATAAACAAGATCCCATGCCCTGGAGTAGATTGTAAAACCCAGTTAGATTTTGATGCTTGCAGAAGGATCATCCCGAAACACATCCTTGTCCAGTGGGACGAGTCCCTTTGCAAATCACTGATCCCCGAGTCCCAGAAACTGTACTGCCCTTTCCGAGATTGTTCATCCATGCTGGTTAATGACTCCGGGAATGTCATAAATCAGATCGACTGCCCTGCCTGCCGGCGATCAATCTGCGCGCGATGTCGAGTCCCGTGGCATTTGGAATTCACATGCAAGGAGTTCAGGAAGCTGAGTGCAAAGAGAAAGGGGAAGGATGATGCCATGGTGAAGGAACTTGCTAAGAAGAAGAGCTGGAGGAAATGCTCCAACTGCAAAACATACGTGGAGAAGACAGAGGGCTGTGTGCACATGACTTGCAGGTGTGGATATGAATTCTGCTATGGATGTGGGTCAAATTGGACCAAATGTCGTGGAGCCTGCAACTGCACGTGA
- the LOC127798693 gene encoding E3 ubiquitin-protein ligase RSL1-like isoform X2, whose protein sequence is MFSGIKLGFTSVNLFEYEFFDRIPVSLRSFSLGTFPDSSVFPRGLAFLRQRWLGSDWRTLVIWSVEVGVAITIGLIAWSHYSELKDAGKRGSGCAKLRDEELLEFEAESAVLASTLLFNDESDAQYAENLQVQEALLASLENAASSSIQTRNILNSERCRSVCGICFEEKQNRQMFRNISCSHSFCYNCTSKHIIAKIQDNINKIPCPGVDCKTQLDFDACRRIIPKHILVQWDESLCKSLIPESQKLYCPFRDCSSMLVNDSGNVINQIDCPACRRSICARCRVPWHLEFTCKEFRKLSAKRKGKDDAMVKELAKKKSWRKCSNCKTYVEKTEGCVHMTCRCGYEFCYGCGSNWTKCRGACNCT, encoded by the exons ATGTTTTCCGGCATAAAGCTAGGATTCACTTCTGTCAACTTATTTGAGTACGAATTCTTCGATAGAATTCCAGTGAGTTTGAGGAGTTTTTCTCTCGGAACGTTTCCAGATTCCAGTGTATTTCCTCGCGGCCTTGCTTTCCTCCGCCAACGTTGGTTGGGATCCGATTGGCGCACGCTCGTGATCTGGTCGGTCGAAGTTGGCGTAGCCATCACGATCGGTTTAATCGCTTGGTCGCATTACTCGGAATTGAAGGACGCGGGAAAGCGCGGAAGCGGTTGTGCTAAGTTAAGGGACGAGGAATTGCTGGAATTTGAGGCCGAATCGGCGGTGTTGGCCTCGACGCTTCTCTTCAATGATG AATCAGATGCCCAGTATGCAGAAAATTTGCAGGTTCAAGAAGCACTCTTGGCTTCCCTAGAAAACGCCGCATCCTCTTCCATCCAAACAAGAAACATTTTGAATAGTGAGCGATGCCGAAGCGTCTGTGGCATTTGCTTCGAAGAGAAACAAAATCGCCAAATGTTCAGGAACATAAGTTGCTCTCACTCCTTTTGCTACAATTGCACAAGCAAACACATAATAGCAAAGATCCAAGATAACATAAACAAGATCCCATGCCCTGGAGTAGATTGTAAAACCCAGTTAGATTTTGATGCTTGCAGAAGGATCATCCCGAAACACATCCTTGTCCAGTGGGACGAGTCCCTTTGCAAATCACTGATCCCCGAGTCCCAGAAACTGTACTGCCCTTTCCGAGATTGTTCATCCATGCTGGTTAATGACTCCGGGAATGTCATAAATCAGATCGACTGCCCTGCCTGCCGGCGATCAATCTGCGCGCGATGTCGAGTCCCGTGGCATTTGGAATTCACATGCAAGGAGTTCAGGAAGCTGAGTGCAAAGAGAAAGGGGAAGGATGATGCCATGGTGAAGGAACTTGCTAAGAAGAAGAGCTGGAGGAAATGCTCCAACTGCAAAACATACGTGGAGAAGACAGAGGGCTGTGTGCACATGACTTGCAGGTGTGGATATGAATTCTGCTATGGATGTGGGTCAAATTGGACCAAATGTCGTGGAGCCTGCAACTGCACGTGA
- the LOC127800226 gene encoding receptor-like protein kinase 7 produces MSPLITSRRSFHFLVLFSFISLLSRASSDERHTLLTIKAALQTTNNVFDSWQTTNSVCHFTGITCHPDGSVQGIELSNQGLSGTVPFDSICQLKSIEKLSLGCNSLHGIVSDDLRNCVKLKYLDIGNNLFSGSVPDISPLNGLNYLYMNSSGFSGVFPWNSLTNMTGLIDLSVGDNPFDRTPFPDVVAELNQLNWLYLANCSIEGRIPWKIGNLKELVNLELSDNYLSGEIPAEISKLSKLRMLELYNNDFTGKFPPGFGNLTKLQMFDASQNRLEGDLSELKSMTELVTLQLFENQFSGEVPAEFGDFKKLVNLSLYTNNFIGLLPERLGSWAEFDYIDVSENNLTGPIPPWMCKRGTMKKLLMLQNSFTGEIPATYGNCTSLTRFRVSNNLLSGVVPSQLWALPNVGLIDIAFNKFEGPITSDIGKAKSLAQLVVNNNRLSGELPPEICRAKSLGEIDLSYNLFSGRIPAEIGQLEELYKLHLQSNNFSGPIPDSVGSCRALADLSMAENSLSGEVPASIGSLPSLNAFNLSRNELSGQIPPSLSSLRLSLLDLSYNRLTGPIPRSLSFQANNGSFAGNSGLCSENIKNFRRCSSGSGSSQENWIIVLGVAVGAVVLLLSVSCFLYMKKSQKDRERSFKDDSWDVKSFHVLTFTEDEVLDSIKKENVIGKGGSGDVYKVVLPNGTELAVKHIWTSDSCGRKVGSAKPMLSKGARKCREFDAEVETLSSIRHVNVVKLYCSITSDDSSFLVYEYLPNGSLWDQLHANRKLAMDWETRYEIALGAAKGLEYLHLGCDRPVIHRDVKSSNILLDEDMRPRIADFGLARIVQANAIKDSTQVIAGTPGYIAPEYGYARKVNEKCDVYSFGVVLMELVTGKRPIEAEYGEDNDIVHWVSSKLKSRESVLGLVDSQIPADYSEDAIKVLRIAILSTARLPTHRPTMRSVVQMLEEAAPAPCKLVGIIIGKDGAANKDTTKFGDAHPN; encoded by the exons ATGTCCCCGTTAATCACTTCCCGCCGGAGCTTCCACTTCCTCgtcctcttctccttcatctcCCTCCTCTCCCGCGCCTCCTCCGACGAACGCCACACCCTTCTCACCATCAAAGCCGCCCTGCAAACCACCAATAATGTGTTTGATTCCTGGCAGACCACCAATTCAGTCTGCCATTTCACCGGAATCACCTGCCACCCCGACGGCTCCGTCCAAGGAATCGAGCTATCCAACCAAGGCCTCTCTGGCACCGTCCCGTTCGATTCGATTTGCCAGCTCAAATCCATCGAAAAGCTCTCTCTCGGCTGCAATTCACTCCACGGAATTGTCTCCGATGATTTGAGAAACTGCGTGAAGTTGAAGTACTTGGATATCGGCAACAATTTGTTCTCCGGTTCGGTTCCGGATATCTCGCCGCTGAATGGATTGAATTATCTGTACATGAATTCCAGTGGATTTTCCGGCGTTTTTCCGTGGAATTCGCTGACCAATATGACGGGTTTGATCGATTTGAGTGTTGGGGACAACCCGTTTGATCGGACCCCTTTTCCCGACGTGGTGGCGGAATTGAATCAGCTGAATTGGCTTTACTTAGCAAATTGTAGCATCGAAGGTCGGATTCCTTGGAAAATCGGAAACCTGAAGGAGCTCGTGAACTTGGAGCTCTCCGACAACTACCTCTCCGGTGAAATCCCCGCGGAAATTTCGAAGCTTTCGAAGCTGAGGATGCTCGAACTGTACAACAACGACTTCACGGGAAAATTCCCACCCGGGTTCGGTAACCTCACGAAGCTTCAGATGTTCGACGCCTCGCAGAACCGTCTGGAAGGCGATTTGTCAGAGCTCAAGTCGATGACCGAGCTGGTGACTCTGCAACTTTTCGAGAACCAGTTTTCCGGCGAGGTGCCGGCGGAGTTTGGGGACTTCAAGAAGCTCGTAAACTTGTCGCTTTACACGAATAACTTCATTGGCTTGCTTCCCGAGCGGCTCGGCTCGTGGGCAGAGTTTGATTACATCGACGTGTCGGAGAATAACCTGACGGGTCCAATTCCGCCGTGGATGTGTAAAAGAGGGACGATGAAAAAGCTCTTGATGCTTCAGAACAGCTTCACCGGCGAGATTCCAGCTACGTACGGTAACTGTACGTCGTTGACTCGTTTCCGGGTCAGCAACAACTTGCTCTCCGGCGTGGTTCCGAGCCAATTATGGGCGCTACCAAACGTCGGATTGATCGATATTGCGTTCAATAAATTTGAAGGTCCGATTACGTCCGATATCGGGAAGGCGAAGTCTTTGGCGCAGCTAGTTGTCAATAACAATCGATTATCCGGTGAATTGCCGCCGGAGATTTGTAGAGCCAAATCGTTGGGTGAGATTGATCTGAGTTATAATCTATTTTCCGGCCGTATTCCGGCGGAAATCGGCCAACTCGAAGAACTATACAAACTTCATTTACAGAGCAACAATTTCTCGGGTCCAATTCCGGACAGTGTTGGCTCTTGTAGAGCTCTCGCCGACTTAAGCATGGCGGAAAATTCACTTTCGGGAGAGGTCCCGGCCTCCATTGGATCATTACCTTCTCTAAACGCGTTCAACCTGTCCAGAAATGAACTCTCCGGTCAAATTCCGCCGAGCCTGTCATCTTTAAGACTAAGCCTTCTTGATCTCTCCTACAACCGGTTAACCGGACCCATACCCCGTTCCCTTTCGTTTCAGGCCAATAACGGTAGCTTCGCAGGAAATAGCGGCCTCTGCAGTGAGAACATCAAGAATTTCCGGCGATGTTCGTCGGGCTCCGGCAGCTCCCAGGAGAACTGGATAATTGTGCTCGGCGTGGCAGTGGGTGCCGTTGTGTTGCTTCTCTCAGTTTCATGTTTCTTGTACATGAAGAAGAGCCAAAAAGATCGAGAAAGATCATTCAAGGATGATTCCTGGGACGTGAAATCTTTCCATGTCTTGACCTTCACGGAGGATGAGGTTCTTGATTCAATCAAGAAGGAGAACGTAATCGGAAAAGGTGGGTCTGGAGATGTGTATAAGGTTGTGTTGCCTAATGGCACAGAGCTGGCCGTGAAGCACATTTGGACCTCGGATTCCTGTGGCCGGAAGGTCGGAAGCGCCAAGCCGATGCTGTCGAAAGGTGCCCGGAAGTGTCGGGAATTCGACGCAGAGGTAGAAACACTGAGCTCCATAAGGCACGTTAACGTGGTGAAGCTATACTGCAGCATAACCAGCGATGACTCGAGCTTCTTGGTTTACGAGTACTTGCCTAATGGGAGCCTGTGGGATCAGCTGCATGCTAACAGGAAGTTGGCAATGGATTGGGAAACCAGATATGAGATAGCTCTTGGGGCGGCCAAGGGGCTAGAGTACCTGCACCTCGGCTGCGATCGGCCGGTGATCCACCGAGACGTCAAGTCGAGTAACATCTTGCTGGATGAAGACATGAGGCCCCGGATCGCCGACTTTGGGCTGGCCAGGATTGTTCAGGCAAATGCAATCAAGGACTCCACCCAAGTGATCGCTGGAACGCCCGGCTATATCGCTCCCG AGTATGGGTATGCCCGCAAGGTGAACGAGAAGTGCGATGTTTATAGCTTCGGGGTGGTTTTGATGGAGCTTGTGACCGGGAAGAGGCCTATTGAGGCAGAGTACGGGGAGGATAATGACATTGTGCACTGGGTATCAAGCAAATTGAAGAGTAGAGAGAGTGTGCTAGGCCTGGTGGACTCCCAAATCCCTGCAGATTATAGCGAAGACGCAATCAAGGTGTTGAGAATTGCCATTCTCAGCACAGCCAGGCTTCCAACCCATAGGCCTACAATGAGAAGCGTGGTTCAGATGCTTGAAGAAGCTGCCCCAGCCCCTTGTAAATTGGTGGGCATCATCATCGGCAAAGATGGTGCTGCCAACAAAGATACCACAAAGTTTGGGGATGCTCACCCTAATTAA